A window of the Bufo gargarizans isolate SCDJY-AF-19 chromosome 1, ASM1485885v1, whole genome shotgun sequence genome harbors these coding sequences:
- the SH3BP2 gene encoding SH3 domain-binding protein 2 isoform X2, which translates to MASGEVSWPIPMRAIGAQNLLTMPGGVTIAGYLHKRGGKQLQLFKWPLRYVIIHKGCVYYFKTSTSAASQGAFSLNGYNRVMRAAEETTSDNVFPFKMAHISKKHRTWYFSAASEEERKKWMLALRKEIDYYHEKKETITDLSDSGSETDSFYGSVERPVDIKYTQSPAEDSWQDDDDDEADYEEPDVTDTDIAPSYPPPPVPSVQENDLVSNRPSTARIIGAPKPPSPPSRSYPVYPRNSVGGYNVQDPGGRPPIPALPPAHKLNKTIRSTDKAEKDPKNDHARPPSNVGKKTPVLPQQPPVHRVEPLPPQPRKDIISSQPKETVNNPPYMSGNAFKINDELINRFNITGPAIPEKPTNRPNHVNAPVPPIRPTKVGTKPITMDSNLPQVPRKPRGLSETLKLQEESSPPVLKPITVKSPTTIPRPPTLPRLQPRRTESDIFSPTMRSPPDGQSVRDITVEFPVLPAKPKKIMGDKSDSDDDYEKVPLPASVFVDTCDSFDVERMFKATDARGSPLNGLFCIRNSAKAGKVLVVWDKMVSKLRNYRVFEKDSSVYLESENLFPDLATLVEHYYGNTLPSHDRLVLKYAYGSPSNSR; encoded by the exons GGCCCCTCAGATATGTGATCATACATAAAGGATGCGTGTACTACTTCAAAACCAGCACCTCAGCCGCCTCCCAAGGGGCTTTTTCACTAAACGGATACAACAG GGTAATGCGGGCAGCAGAAGAGACAACGTCTGATAATGTGTTCCCCTTCAAAATGGCCCATATCAGCAAGAAGCATCGTACATGGTACTTTTCTGCAGCATCTGAAGAAGAAAGGAAG AAATGGATGCTGGCTCTGAGGAAAGAGATTGACTACTACCATGAGAAGAAGGAGACGATCACGGACCTAAG TGATAGCGGTTCTGAAACAGATAGCTTCTATGGATCTGTGGAACGTCCTGTGGATATAAAATACACGCAAAGTCCTGCAGAAG ATAGCTGGCAGGatgacgatgatgatgaagcaGACTATGAAGAACCAGATGTAACAGATACAG ACATTGCACCGAGCTATCCACCACCACCAGTTCCATCAGTACAAGAGAATGACTTAGTTTCAAACCGGCCTTCAACAGCTAGAATTATAGGTGCACCAAAACCCCCTTCTCCACCTTCTCGCTCATATCCAGTATATCCAAGGAACAGTGTTGGCGGTTACAATGTACAAGATCCTGGAGGAAGACCTCCAATCCCAGCATTACCACCTGCTCATAAACTGAATAAAACAATCAGATCAACTGACAAAGCTGAAAAAGATCCTAAGAATGATCATGCGCGTCCTCCTAGCAACGTTGGTAAAAAAACACCTGTTTTACCACAACAACCACCAGTTCATCGGGTAGAACCGTTACCTCCCCAACCAAGAAAAGACATCATAAGCAGTCAACCTAAGGAAACAGTGAACAATCCACCATACATGTCAGGGAATGCCTTTAAAATAAATGATGAATTAATTAACAggttcaacatcacaggtcctgcgaTACCTGAGAAACCAACAAACAGGCCTAACCATGTCAACGCTCCAGTACCACCAATAAGACCAACCAAGGTTGGCACTAAGCCAATCACAATGGACAGTAATTTGCCACAAGTACCAAGAAAACCAAGAGGGTTAAGCGAAACTTTAAAATTGCAAGAGGAATCTTCTCCCCCTGTGTTGAAACCTATTACTGTCAAGTCACCTACTACTATACCAAGACCTCCTACTCTTCCCAGGCTACAACCAAGAAGAACGGAAAGTGACATATTCTCACCAACAAT GAGATCGCCACCTGATGGACAGAGTGTTAGAGATATAACAGTGGAATTCCCGGTCCTTCCTGCAAAACCAAAGAAAATTATGGGTGACAAAAGTGATAGCGATGATGACTATGAAAAG GTTCCTTTGCCCGCTTCTGTCTTTGTTGATACCTGTGATTCATTCGATGTTGAAag GATGTTCAAAGCTACGGACGCCAGAGGAAGCCCCCTCAATGGACTGTTCTGCATCAGAAACTCTGCGAAGGCCGGAAAG gtcctGGTTGTATGGGATAAAATGGTATCAAAATTAAGAAACTACAGAGTTTTTGAAAAG GACTCCAGCGTTTACCTCGAGTCAGAAAACTTATTTCCAGACCTTGCTACTTTGGTTGAACACTACTACGGGAATACATTGCCCAGTCATGACAGACTAGTTCTTAAATATGCCTATGGTAGCCCAAGTAACTCCAGGTGA